The Dehalococcoidales bacterium sequence CACGGGGTCGAACCCCTTGACCTCCCCGGCGAACTTGACCTCCATGCCGGAGGCGTCGAATAAAGTAATATCAGCGATGCCGGACTTGCCGGCGATAAGGCTCTGCCAGGTGGCGGGCATATCCAGTCCGAGCGGCGTGAAAGCCCCGATGCCGGTAACCACCACCCTGTTGATTTGATTTAAAATAGGATTTGCCTCCTCTTTCCGGTTGGGAATAAAGCGGAATTGAATGCCGTATGCGCCTTATTTTATACATATTTTACGCCTGTTTTCAAGTTGCGGATATTAGGAGAAAAGGTAAGTACCCCTCCCCTTATCCCATCCGCTGGATTCCGTGTCAGGCACGGAATGACAAATCTCTAATTTCGGGGAGATTGTTTCATCGTACCGATTTTATAATGACTCCGCGCAATGACAACTTTTGCTGCTTCCTTTTTGACCCTGCCTGAAGGTAAACGCTATAATTCCAATATCATCCCATGAACACAGCAGACAAGAGACCTACCGTGGCTCTGGACAGCCTGGGCTGCAAGCTGAACCAGGCGGAAATCCAGCAGCTTGCCCGCCAGCTGGCGGCGGCTGGCTATAGAGTGGTCGACGGCGCGGCAAAGGCGGATATCTATATCCTGAACACCTGCACGGTCACCCACGTCGCCGACCGCAAATCGCGGCACCTGTTAAGGCTGGCCAGAAAGCGCCATCCGGCGGCGCGGCTGGTGGCTATCGGGTGCTATGCCCACCGCGCCCCGGCCGAGCTGGCGCAAATTCAGGGGGTGGAGCTGGTGCTGGGCAACGACCGTAAAATGGAGCTGTTGGGCCTGCTGGGAGACGACGCCGCAGCGGAGCATAGGGTAAGTCCGGCGGCCAGCCCCAGGGAAACCGGGCGCAACCGCGCTTTCCTCAAGATACAGAGCGGCTGCCGCAACTTCTGCGCCTACTGCATCGTGCCGCTGGTGCGCAGTAAAGAAGAGAACGTTCCGGCGGAAAAGGTGGCGGGACAGGTCAAAGAGCTGGCGGCGCAGGGCTGTAAAGAGGTGGTGCTGACCGGCACGGAAATAGGCGCCTACCACAGCCGGGGCGTCAACCTGGAGGGGCTTATTAAGCGCATCCTGGCGGAAACAACCGTAACGCGCCTGCGGCTCTCCTCATTACAGCCGCACCAGGCAACCCCGTCATTGATCGGGCTGTGGCGGGACGCCCGTTTGTGCCCGCATTTTCACCTGTCTTTACAGAGCGGCTCCGATACGGTGCTTAAAAGAATGAACCGGAAATACACCGCCGCCGACTTCCTGAAAACAGTTACGCTTATCCGGGAAAGCGTGCCGGACGCGGCCATCACTACCGATATTATCGCGGGGTTTCCGGGAGAAACGGACGCGGAGTTTAAAGAAACTCTAGACTTTTGCCGCCGGGCAAAATTCGCCCGGATGCACGTTTTTCCGTTCTCCGCGCGGCCGGGCACGGCGGCGGCGACCATGCCATCGCAGATAACCGCGGAAATAAAGAAAGAGCGCGCGGACGCGATGCTGGCGCTGGCCAGGGAAAGCGCGCGGGCTTTTCAGCAGCTATTTTTAGGCCGGACGCTGGAGGTGCTCTGGGAACAGGGGAGGGGCGGCATATGGTCCGGCCTGACCGGCAACTATATCAAGGTTTACATAAGAAGCAGGAATGATTTGGCTGACAAGATACAGTCGGTGAAACTGCAAAAGCTTTACCGGGACGGGGTGTGGGGGGAGTTACCCTAAAGCCTATTTCTTCAGCTGGCGGGTGGGATTAACGGACTCGCAGGGGACTTTGGTCTGGCACAGACCGCAGCCGAAAACGCTGATATCCAGGTCATACTCCCCGGTGGTATGATAGCCGATTTTGTGTAAATAGCCGCTGCACCTGGTCTTATCGTGGCCTTTTTCCGAGATGGCCTGCGCCGGGCAACGCTCGATGCAGACGCCGCACTTTTCCTTGACGTATAACAGGCAGTTGGCGTAGGGGCCGGCGGCGGCGCGGGGGCTGGCTGGTATCGCCAGGCCGGTTATCACGCTGCCGCAGCGGTGGGCGATGCCGCGCTCGGTGATAAAGCCGTCAGACAAACTGAAAGTGCCCAGCCCGGCGGCGTAGGCGATGTGCCGCTCGGACCAGCTGGAACGGATGTTCCCGGCATCGGTGAAAATCTTGAGGTGCCCGGGTAAAGCCGGCGCGGCCGCCAGGCATCCCCGGCCGGTGAGATATGCCACTACGTGGCGGCGCAGGGCGTCATTGAAAACTTCCCCGTACCAGCGGGTGTGGGACCAGGGACGGGAGGGGCGGAGCGTCTCAGTGCGATTGGTCAGGCGGGTCTTTTTCGTGATGGGCAAAATCCAGGAGATAACGGTCAAACGCTCCGGCAGCTCTTCCGGGGTCTTACCGGTAATCTGGGCCAGCGCCTCGCGGGGGGTGAGGTGCGTGTCACCGATAATGGTCTTATACTCCTGGAAAAGGGGGTCGGCGCCGTCAGCGAACTGCACCAGCGGCTCGTCGAAAATAGGGCCGGCGGCGGCGGGGGGCAAACGGTTGAGCGGGCTTTGCCGCACGAACTCCTTGATTTCCGTGATAATGGCGTCAGCGTGTTTATCGGTCATCGGCGTACAATCGCGGACAGCGGCAGGGCGCTTAAGGCATTACCGGGCGGTTTTCCAGAATCTTGCGCAGGGTGCGCGTGGGCATCAGGAAATCGTCCTCGGTAATATACATGGTCCCCACGATGCGCATTTTTTCCAGCAGCGTGTAGAGGTTGATGCCCCACCCTATCCCCCAGAACGCCCCGGTAAAGATGCGGCCGTCCTCCGCGTTCCAGAAAATTTCCATCAACCTGGCCGCGGTAGGCGCGCGGAAGTCATAAGGGATAACGCCCAGTTTACCGTGCCAGCGCCGTTCCGCGCGGGGTTTTTCCAGCTCCTGGCACAGCGCCGCCAGCGTGACGGTAATCACCGTCGCCCCCACCAGCCTTACGAGCCACTTTCCCATAATAAGAGCCTTTCCCTGACCTTTCTAAGCCTATTATACAACAGCCCGCGGTGAAAAAAAGCCCCGGAAAAGATAAATTGGCAAATGTTATATATTTTCTATAAATATGCTATAATTGGGTATAATTCTGTGACGCCCCCCTGATAACCCAGGGGCACGCTCTCTCAGGGTAAACATCTTACCCGAATTTTTTTCATTTCCATCCTTCTCAAGGGTGAAAGTGTTTTAATCGCCGGAAAGGCAAGTATATTTGGAGGTCTTGAAATGAGTCCGAAAATGAATCTGGAAGAGTTCGTCAAAACAGCGGAAAGAATCCGGGAGAAAGCCAAAGCCGAGGGACGGCTGCTGGACAACCCCTCTGACGAGGTATTGCGCGGGCTGGTGGCTAAAGAGGAGGGCGTGGTCAAGACGATTTATAATAACTTCGTGGCGCAGAGCGAGCCTACCTCCCGCTCGCAGCAGTTCACTAAAAACAGCGTGGATGACGCCTTCGGGGAGGACGAGCTGAAGCTGCTGAAAAACTGCGAGGCGGCGCTGGCCAAAGAGCAGATTATTTCCGTCGACCGCATCGTGGGCAACCCGTCCGGCGATACGGTGGTCCGGCTGCTGGTGCCGGTCAAGTTCGCCCACGTGGCTTACGGCGGCCAGAACCTCTTCGCGCCGGTGAAAAAACCGGTGACTCGGCCGGACTATACCATGGTCTTCTTCGGCGATGTGGCCTGGGAAACCAACAAGACGAAATCACTGCCTCAGAAAGATATCACCATCCGCCTGGCTTTGCTAGATGACGGGCGGGCGGTCAAGATAATCCGCAACAGCAACTACATCGGCGAATACAAGAAGGGCGTGTTCGCCTGTGAAGACTGGGCGTCCAAGACCCGCCGCGGCGGCATTTTCCTGCACGCCGGCTGCCGCGAGGACTATTTGCAGTCCGCCCACGGCATCTATAAACCGGTGCGCACTTTGCTCGTCGCCCTGAGCGCCAACGGCAAGACCACCACCACCTGCAAGATTCTCGCCCGCAAGGGCATGGAGCGCTCCTGGCTGGTGCAGGACGACGGCGGCACCCTGATGCCGGACGGCTCTTTCCGGGGGTTCGAGGCGGGCGGGGTGTTCGTCAAGACCGAGGGCGTCAACCCCGGCGAGCAGGTGGAGATTTTCTACGGCCTGCTTAAAGCCGAGACGGTCTGCGAGAACGTTTTTGTCACCGAGCAGGGCGATTTCGACTTCGAGAATTTCGAGCGCACCTCCAACGGGCGAGCGGTGGTCAGGCGCAGCGACTTCATGCACGCCAGCACCCATATCGATATCGAGTCCGTGGATAACATCGTCATCATCACCCGCGGGCCGATTATCCCGGCCATCTGCAAGCTGGACCTGGAGCAGGCGGCGGCGCTGATGGTGCTCGGCCAGGCGATGGAATCCTCCGCCGGCGACCCCACCCAGGCGGGCAAAATCCGCACCGAGTTTTTCTACGACCCCTTCGTGGCCGGGGATCGGGCGGTGCACGCCAACCGGTTCTATGATATCCTGACCAACCTGCCTCACGTGAACTACTACCTGATGAACACGGGGTCGGTAGGGGAGGGCTACCACTTCAAGGACATCGAGGTAAGCCACACCATGAGCATCCTGGACTCCCTGGCGCGGGGCGGTCTGGAGGACTGGGGGACATCCCCATCCGGTTTTAAAGTGCCTTCCTCCATCCGCGCCGTGGACGATATCCTGGTACACCCGGAACGGCTCTATTCCCGGCTGGACTTCGAGACCAAGCAGAGAGAGCTGAACAAAATCCGCTACGAGGCGATAGAGAAGGTAGGCCCCAACCTGAACGCCAAGGTAAGGCAGGTCTTTGGGAACTATAAATAATCAAATCAAATAAACAAAGGGATCAATCTTAGTAGTATTATTGAGTTTTGATAGATTTGGTGTGACGCCAGGTAAAAAAATAAAAATCAACCAAATCGAAGCATAGGGAAAACACTCGATGGTTTAGGTAACATTGAGTCAATTAGCTATGCCTACGATAACACAGCGTACTTAAATAATCCTTTACTTCAGTGGATGGATATCCAAACAAGTGTGCCATTTCATGGTTATCTCTGTGACCGGAAAACAAACACCTATAATCTTCAGCTAGTATTTCTTTATCACAATACTCCCACTTGTTATTATGTGGAACAACCATTGATGGATCAAGCCGCCTGATACGGTAATAAACCCATGGGACACGTTGCTTAATAATGTCATCTTCCGTATCAATACGATCCAACATGATCAAATATCCTAGTGTCCAATTATGCCCATATTCATGGGCTAAAACCATTTTCATAGATTCAATGTCTCTGAGAAAATAGCTGTTAAGTGTTATCACCGTCTCAAAAGCTCGAACTCGTCCTTTTTCTCTTTTAAATCTACCTTGCCACAATCCTGCATACCATTCGGTTTCATCTCCTGTCGGGGGATTGGATTCGATTAATATCCGCGATAACCACCCCATATCTCTTAGTGCTGTGCGGCACTTTTCTACTAAATATCGTTTTAGTTCATCATGTTCTTTCGCGTTTAAAACATGGCCTTTATCTATAATATCAATATCAGGTAACATTATTTGCCCTCCCCTAAATAAGGTTAGTGCTACCCAAGTAATAAGAAAAGGCGACCTTGGTTCCAAGATCGCCTTTAGTACCTTACTTACTCAACTATTACAGATAAACATTAACGCTATTTTTTCTCAAAATCTTGAGGCCGAAAAGGTCCTGTAGAAACGTATACCCAACCATCATCATGCTTTTTTTGAACTTTCTTGTGTAAGGTCGTACTTTTTTTGGTTTTGCTTTTTAGCTCTTTTTTCTTTGATTGGCCCTTAAGAGTGTTATCTAACAGAACCTCAAGCTCTTTCACATCTTTTTTTGCGGCCTTGCCGTTTTCAATGAATTGTTTTAAACCCGTTGCTTTTACAGCAAACATCACTTATTCCTCCACTAGTATCGGCTATTAACAAAATGTTAATGCCGACTGAATGAAGCCGGCAAAACTAACGGGTGAATGGTCAGCAGATCGGAAATAATTGCCTGCTGTCCCAAACAACCATTACATTCTATTGTAAAGCTATACATAACTAATGTCGAGACGATGAGAGGAAACGTAAAGATAACTAGCCATAAGGAGACCTAACCAGCTTGAAATATCTCATCCTATCTGTATTATACTACATATCTATCGCTGTTATACAATCATGTAATGTTGCTCAGTACCTAACGGCTAGAACTGATGTACTACGCGATATTTTATAAGAGTGAATGAAAAATATCAATCAAATCATGGCACTTGAGTTGTTGTGTTATATGCCGTGCCTCCGCTTACTCAATTCACTTTTTCTCCCACCCCAATCTTCCCCTTTCCCGTCCCGCCAAGCGTACCTTTCTTGACATTCACGCCCCATATTATATAGACTCTCTTTAGTTTACGCCGTACATTATTTTACTGGTACACTATTTTGAAAGGAGGCAAGGCGCAAAACATGGGTAAATATGATGGCCAGTTTATCTGGGACTACAAGCAGTTCCCGCCGGAATTCTGGGAGAGAGACAAGCAATCGCCGCTGAAGGGGCACCACCTGCTATGGATGGACGGGGAAAGGGTGCCGGGCGCTTTTTACATGGAGACGCACTGGTTCTGGGATCTCACCGGCGAGATGCCCCCGCCCCCGGATGGCGTATCCGCCAGCCACCACCATGACTTCGATGAGATACAGGGTTTCTTCGGCAGCAATATGAAAGACCCGTGGGACCTCGGCGCGGAGATAGAGTTCTTCCTGGAGGGCGAGGCGCACACCTTCACCAAAAGCTGCTTTATCTTTATCCCCCGCGGCATGGAGCACCTCCCCATGACGATCAAGCGCGTCTGGTCGCCTTTTATGTGGCTGACCGGCGGTAACGGCAAAACACTCGACTGGAACGGCGCTCCCCCGCCGATGTGAATCTGACCTGGAGCAAAGCCCGGAGGCCCGCCTGAAAAACGGGCCTCTTTCTTTAGGTGGGGGGTGGGGTAAGTGCGACTACAGACTGGCGCGCCTGGAGGGATTCGAACCCACGACCCCCGGTTCCGAAGACCGATGCTCTGGTCCGCTGAGCTACAGGCGCATGAAGCTAAAATGAGGTTTTGCTGTAAGACATAATACCGGCTTGCTGCCAAATCTTTTCAATAGCCACTTTATTATGCGTTATTCCCATTAGCTCGTCAAACCTCTTTATAGCGGCTTTTTACGTCCTTTACGAATACAAAGAAGCTTTAGCCCGGGCAACTCCCAGGACCGCACTGAGAGAGTAATCAGTGACATGGTAGTTCAGGGTACCGATGTTACCGAGGAAAAGCTGAGGAAATCTATCAGCGTGAGCTAAAAAGAGTTTCCCGAAAATTCACTCACATGAGGTATCACTCTTTCCTGATGTATTTTGGTTGGAAAGCAATAGAGGTTTACACCATATTCAAGTCCTTGATAGAATATACAGTTTTTAGAAAAACAGGCGTGGTCAAATACCTTGCCATCCGGTTTATTAACCCGGCCGGACCTTGAGGGGTTCGACCGGGTTAATATTTTGAAACAGAACAACTATAAGCTTATTGGTATTGCTCTATTATTTTTTGGGCAGTGAATTTACTAATAGAGATTCTATGTCCCCACGCGAAACATCGACGTGATACATCACTTTGTAGTAATCCTGGGCGACGTCAATGAGGTCAAAGTCGCACAAATCGGGATAAAGAAGGTATGCCATCCAGTATAGTCCTATAAACCGGTTTACGGAAGGCGGCCTGTCCGCCCAGCTGTAAGGAATACTCGGCATTTCGTAAACACGCCCGTTCTTGACAGCGTCTATATTAGCCCAGTTGGCGTCGGTAATAATCTTGTCATAGGCGCCGCCACTCTGGACAATAATAACCTCCGGATTCCAGTTCAACACCTGTTCCATCGAAACGGAAGCTTGTCCGAAGCCGGAGAGAGCTTCAACTTCAGCGATATTTATCGCGCCGGCTTTGTTAAAAACAATCGAGCGGTTGGAGACTGCGGGTTCAGTCGCCAGACCATCGGCACCCTCCGCATAATATAGAGTCGGGCGGTCTTCCAGAGGGACCTGCGCGGAGATAGCGTTTATTGTTTCGATTATGTTCGCGCAATAATCGGAGAGCTTTTTAGCGTCGTCTTCACGCCCGAGCATGCGGCCTAATAGTTCGTACGATTCAGCGAAATTATCCATGTCAAGATTGAAAAGAACTACCGGGATTTCCAATTGTGCTTGAAGCTCATCAGCCGATTCTATATCACTCTGGGTTATTGTTTGTGTAGAACCGGAGAGTATCACTTGAACATCCCCCGCCTTGATTGCTTCAAAATTTAGCGACCCCTTGCCGGATAGCGTGCCATAATTCGGCAAATCATATACAAGGGGAGAAAGGAATTTTTTGTCTTCATCATCGAATGTAGTTGGTGTCGCTGTCACTTTATCGGGGGCAAGGGTATACAAAAAAACATCGGTATGAGTGCCGGTCGCATATAACCGTTCGAGCTTGTCCGGCGCCGGGATGGTAACCGTCCTGCCGCCCATGTCTATTATTTCAACGGTTGCCGGGCTGCTCGCCGCCGGGGTTGACGGCTGACTGGTCTGCTCCTGCTGCGCGCATGATGGGAGCAACAGGGAAAGCAAGAGGACTGCGAAGATGAGTATTAATGTTAGTTTTCTTTTCATGTTTATCCTGCCTTTCAAAATAACAATTCAAACAATTTGCTTTACGGTCTGCTCACATTTATCTATCCATCCTTTCAGTAATATTCCGGACAGCGGAATTTCCAGCATGATATTTTCTGATAAACCGGTGGCAACCGGGATGCGGCCGCGTGTGCGTCACACGTCGTGTCCATCGGTATCCCTTAGCTCCGGAACGGGAATACAGACGGTTGTATCGCAGCCCGATGAAATATTCACGTCTCTGACCTTGATAACCATGTTGTAGGTGTCCCGCATTGTTTGCTCGTTAACTACCTCGCGCGCCTGCCCCAGCTGAATTATTTCCCCGTCCCGCATCGCGATAATCCTGTCCGCGCAATACAGTGCATGATCAGGGTTATGCGTTACCATGAGGATGCTCATCCCGTCTTTGGTAAGGCGGAGCATGTGCGCTAAAACAAGATATTGGTTCCCATAATCAAGACTGGCCGCGGGTTCGTCCATGATGAGGATATCAGGTTGCTGCGTCAAGGCACGGGCAATAATA is a genomic window containing:
- a CDS encoding phosphoenolpyruvate carboxykinase (ATP), which translates into the protein MSPKMNLEEFVKTAERIREKAKAEGRLLDNPSDEVLRGLVAKEEGVVKTIYNNFVAQSEPTSRSQQFTKNSVDDAFGEDELKLLKNCEAALAKEQIISVDRIVGNPSGDTVVRLLVPVKFAHVAYGGQNLFAPVKKPVTRPDYTMVFFGDVAWETNKTKSLPQKDITIRLALLDDGRAVKIIRNSNYIGEYKKGVFACEDWASKTRRGGIFLHAGCREDYLQSAHGIYKPVRTLLVALSANGKTTTTCKILARKGMERSWLVQDDGGTLMPDGSFRGFEAGGVFVKTEGVNPGEQVEIFYGLLKAETVCENVFVTEQGDFDFENFERTSNGRAVVRRSDFMHASTHIDIESVDNIVIITRGPIIPAICKLDLEQAAALMVLGQAMESSAGDPTQAGKIRTEFFYDPFVAGDRAVHANRFYDILTNLPHVNYYLMNTGSVGEGYHFKDIEVSHTMSILDSLARGGLEDWGTSPSGFKVPSSIRAVDDILVHPERLYSRLDFETKQRELNKIRYEAIEKVGPNLNAKVRQVFGNYK
- a CDS encoding ABC transporter substrate-binding protein; the encoded protein is MKRKLTLILIFAVLLLSLLLPSCAQQEQTSQPSTPAASSPATVEIIDMGGRTVTIPAPDKLERLYATGTHTDVFLYTLAPDKVTATPTTFDDEDKKFLSPLVYDLPNYGTLSGKGSLNFEAIKAGDVQVILSGSTQTITQSDIESADELQAQLEIPVVLFNLDMDNFAESYELLGRMLGREDDAKKLSDYCANIIETINAISAQVPLEDRPTLYYAEGADGLATEPAVSNRSIVFNKAGAINIAEVEALSGFGQASVSMEQVLNWNPEVIIVQSGGAYDKIITDANWANIDAVKNGRVYEMPSIPYSWADRPPSVNRFIGLYWMAYLLYPDLCDFDLIDVAQDYYKVMYHVDVSRGDIESLLVNSLPKK
- the mtaB gene encoding tRNA (N(6)-L-threonylcarbamoyladenosine(37)-C(2))-methylthiotransferase MtaB; this translates as MALDSLGCKLNQAEIQQLARQLAAAGYRVVDGAAKADIYILNTCTVTHVADRKSRHLLRLARKRHPAARLVAIGCYAHRAPAELAQIQGVELVLGNDRKMELLGLLGDDAAAEHRVSPAASPRETGRNRAFLKIQSGCRNFCAYCIVPLVRSKEENVPAEKVAGQVKELAAQGCKEVVLTGTEIGAYHSRGVNLEGLIKRILAETTVTRLRLSSLQPHQATPSLIGLWRDARLCPHFHLSLQSGSDTVLKRMNRKYTAADFLKTVTLIRESVPDAAITTDIIAGFPGETDAEFKETLDFCRRAKFARMHVFPFSARPGTAAATMPSQITAEIKKERADAMLALARESARAFQQLFLGRTLEVLWEQGRGGIWSGLTGNYIKVYIRSRNDLADKIQSVKLQKLYRDGVWGELP